DNA from Nocardioides yefusunii:
GAGTCCTTGATCTCCAGCGTCACCCACTATCGCTCTCGGCCTTCCCCGCGCGAGCGGGGGTGAGTCCCTGGGTGCACTGAATTACTGGCTACCGCTCTCGCCTTCCCCGCGCGAGCGGGGGTGAGTCCACCTGCCCCATCCGCACCGACTGCCTCGAATGGCCTTCCCCGCGCGAGCGGGGGTGAGTCCTCGGTAGAGCGTTTGCCACCCATGAGGCTGCCGCCTTCCCCGCGCGAGCGGGGGTGAGTCCTCGGTAGAGCGTTTGCCACCCATGAGGCTGCCGCCTTCCCCGCGCGAGCGGGGGTGAGTCCCTCTTCATCGCATGGGTGGCACTCGCATGACCGCCTTCCCCGCGCGAGCGGGGGTGAGTCGATCTCATCACGCCGGCCCAGCTCGCACGAGCAGCCTTCCCCGCGCGAGCGGGGGTGAGTCCCTACGACCCCCTCGCGGGGATCTACTGACCCGGCCTTCCCCGCGCGAGCGGGGGTGAGTCCGCTTTTTCGGCGTCGCTGACCTTGATCGCGGAGCCTTCCCCGCGCGAGCGGGGGTGAGTCCGCGCCCTGCAGCATCCCAGCGCCGAGGCGCCCGCCTTCCCCGCGCGAGCGGGGGTGAGTCCAAGCCCGCCACCGCCCCGGTCACGATCCCGCTGCCTTCCCCGCGCGAGCGGGGGTGAGTCCGCTTTCTCCGGCTCGATCCGTGCCGCCATGGGGCCTTCCCCGCGCGAGCGGGGGTGAGTCCCCGTCCGGCAGCCTCAAGCGATACCTCTGCACGCCTTCCCCGCGCGAGCGGGGGTGAGTCCCGGCACCCGAACCCGCTGATCTTCTACATGGGGCCTTCCCCGCGCGAGCGGGGGTGAGTCCTTCGTCAAGTAGCGGCTGTGTGCCGCTTCTACGCCTTCCCCGCGCGAGCGGGGGTGAGTCCATCGACGCGGCCAAGGCAGCGAAGACGAACGCGCCTTCCCCGCGCGAGCGGGGGTGAGTCCCTGGACAAGATCGCCGGCGTCCCGTCGGCCATGCCTTCCCCGCGCGAGCGGGGGTGAGTCCGCCATGACCACCCGCGCCGTGCCCGGCGTGTGGCCTTCCCCGCGCGAGCGGGGGTGAGTCCAGGTGCCCCTGGCCGTCGATGGGCTGGAAGAGGCCTTCCCCGCGCGAGCGGGGGTGAGTCCCACACCCCGGAGCAGAACCCCCTCCCCGCCTCGCCTTCCCCGCGCGAGCGGGGGTGAGTCCGCCTCCGTCGCCCGCGTCATCGCGGCCACCCGGCCTTCCCCGCGCGAGCGGGGGTGAGTCCTCCTCGACGACGCGCTCGTCGACATCGAGGGCGCCTTCCCCGCGCGAGCGGGGGTGAGTCCCTCCAGGTCAAGGTCACCGCACTGGATGTCCAGCCTTCCCCGCGCGAGCGGGGGTGAGTCCTTCCCCAAGGTTCACCCCCACGAAACTGGTGTGCCTTCCCCGCGCGAGCGGGGGTGAGTCCCCCCGTCGAGTGGCGGGGGTTGAGTGTGGGTTGCCTTCCCCGCGCGAGCGGGGGTGAGTCCTTTGCCGATGTCGCGGGTATCGAGATCGCGTCGCCTTCCCCGCGCGAGCGGGGGTGAGTCCCATGCGCGACGAACCCTGGACGCGGCGCTTCTGCCTTCCCCGCGCGAGCGGGGGTGAGTCCACTGATGGACAAGTCGGATGCCTCCCTGGCCAGCCTTCCCCGCGCGAGCGGGGGTGAGTCCCTGGCCGACGCCCGCGCCCAGGCAGATGACCGGCCTTCCCCGCGCGAGCGGGGGTGAGTCTCTCCAAGCAGGGCAAGGACTGGTCTCCGTGGGGCCTTCCCCGCGCGAGCGGGGGTGAGTCCGCGTCCGCGTCTGACACGTCGGGGTGCCAGTGGCCTTCCCCGCGCGAGCGGGGGTGAGTCCCTGGACAAGATCGCCGGCGTCCTGTCGGCCATGCCTTCCCCGCGCGAGCGGGGGTGAGTCCTGAGATGCAGCGAACCGGCACAGAGTCAACGGGCCTTCCCCGCGCGAGCGGGGGTGAGTCCATGAACTCGATCCCGTGCCCAGGCTTGGCGATGCCTTCCCCGCGCGAGCGGGGGTGAGTCCTGGGACAAGCCGCGACGAATTGAACCCAGGGGGCCTTCCCCGCGCGAGCGGGGGTGAGTCCCTCCCGAACACCACGAAGCCCCAGGCTGTGGCGCCTTCCCCGCGCGAGCGGGGGTGAGTCCAATCTGACCGGTTTCGCGATGCCCAAGCAGGTGCCTTCCCCGCGCGAGCGGGGGTGAGTCCAAGGTCGCGACCAGCGGCAAGGTCCAGGGCGAGCCTTCCCCGCGCGAGCGGGGGTGAGTCCTGTGTGGCGAGTTCGGCCTCAGTGATGTAGCGGCCTTCCCCGCGCGAGCGGGGGTGAGTCCTGTCGTGCGGCTTTGCGGTCGCTGATGGCACTGCCTTCCCCGCGCGAGCGGGGGTGAGTCCGACGCGATCGTCGGGCACGCCAACGCGGCGCCGCCTTCCCCGCGCGAGCGGGGGTGAGTCCGAATCCGGCGTCCAGATGCGGAACCAGAAATTGCCTTCCCCGCGCGAGCGGGGGTGAGTCCGAAATAGGTTCAAGTCCTGGTCCACCTCAGCCGCCTTCCCCGCGCGAGCGGGGGTGAGTCCTGGAAGCGCGCCGACACTGCCGTTCGTGAGGTGCCTTCCCCGCGCGAGCGGGGGTGAGTCCAGGGAAACGGTCGACATGCCGTCAGCGTCCTAGCCTTCCCCGCGCGAGCGGGGGTGAGTCCGAAGAGTCCGCGTTCTGGATCGACGAACACGGGCCTTCCCCGCGCGAGCGGGGGTGAGTCCGCACCGGGCCATGCGACGGCTGCATCGACCATGCCTTCCCCGCGCGAGCGGGGGTGAGTCCGAGGCCGTGCAGGACCTCGTCACGATCGCGATGCCTTCCCCGCGCGAGCGGGGGTGAGTCCGTGGGCGGCGAGACAGTCGGCGATGGAGCGTTGCCTTCCCCGCGCGAGCGGGGGTGAGTCCATGGCGAAGGTCTGGAACCGGCGGCGGTTCCGGCCTTCCCCGCGCGAGCGGGGGTGAGTCCCGGTTCCCCGACACGAAGAACCAGAACCCCACGCCTTCCCCGCGCGAGCGGGGGTGAGTCCAAGACGCTGGCCGACGAGGAAGCCTCCCAGCTGCCTTCCCCGCGCGAGCGGGGGTGAGTCCTCGACCTCGGGGCCCTGCAGCCTCTCCGGAGCGCCTTCCCCGCGCGAGCGGGGGTGAGTCCGTCGCCTGAATCATTGCGCCGCCCAGGAGTGCGCCTTCCCCGCGCGAGCGGGGGTGAGTCCGCAAGGACCGCCGGTCCTCCACCCGACTCACCGCCTTCCCCGCGCGAGCGGGGGTGAGTCCTCGCCCGGACCCTGGACGGCCTCACCGTCCCCGCCTTCCCCGCGCGAGCGGGGGTGAGTCCTTCACGCCCGGAAGCAAGTTCCTCAACAAGGAGCCTTCCCCGCGCGAGCGGGGGTGAGTCCGTGTTGCCCTCGTCCCAGAACGGGACAGCGGGGCCTTCCCCGCGCGAGCGGGGGTGAGTCCATCACCAGTGATCGAACCAGTGAGCGAGCTGCGCCTTCCCCGCGCGAGCGGGGGTGAGTCCTGCCCCTGCGGGTCGCCGCTGCCCTGTTCCATGCCTTCCCCGCGCGAGCGGGGGTGAGTCCTGGCGGTGCTCGTCGCTCCACGCCAGGACCGCGCCTTCCCCGCGCGAGCGGGGGTGAGTCCTTCGCGACGGCTGTGTCTGTGGCCGCGAAGCAGCCTTCCCCGCGTGAGCGGGGGCGAGCCCACGGGCAGTCTCCCGTAGGCCGCACCAAGAAAGAGACCGAAGACGTCGGTGCTGTGGTGCACAGTGGCCGCGTGCTGACGGGGACAGAAGAACTCAATGATCTGGGCGACGCGTCTCGGCGCCCAGATCCGCGACTCCACGGCAAGGATCCAGGCCCGAGGCCAGGCCGTGACGGGTCGTACCCGCTCCTGTGCCACCTGCTCGACACGGCAGTCGTGATGCAGCACCTCTGGGACACCCGGGTGCGGCCTGAGCTTCGGAGCGCCATCAGTCGCGCGGCCGACGTGGATGCGGACCAGATGCGGAAGTTGTTGGCCTACGCTGCGGCGATCCACGACCTGGGCAAACTCAACCCCTACTTCCAATTCCAGGAGCGTCGCGGATCAGGTTTCGACTTCGCAGACGAGCTGGCGAGCGGCGTCCGCCTTCCCAAGACTCCTGGAACCCTGCGCTCGGCGATGGATTCAGACCCGCTGCATCCGCTCAGGCGCCACGAATTCCTGACCCACCGGATGGTCACGGGCAGCTGGGCCGAGAACACCACATCGGTCCGAGGGGCAGGGTGGATCGGCGTCGTTGCGGGGGGACACCACGGACACTGGCGAGCTCCGGAGACTCACCTCGGGTGGGTCGGTAACGGTGGCGACGAACTTCTCGAGGGCTGGGAGGAGCCGCACACGCTCGTCCACCAGCGAGTCCTGACAACTCTGGGGGTCGACGCCGACGAGGTCCGGCCTCTCAGCTCGTCCCATGGCGCCGTCGCCTTCGCCTGTACTTCCGGTCTGCTCACGCTCGCAGACTGGATCGCCTCGGACGACACGCAGGTCCGTTCGGGCAAGGAGCTGTGGTCCACAGGAGTGGATCCGTACACGTCCACGGACACGGCGCGTGAGTGGATGCGGGTACGGAGCGAGACGTTGCACGCCCACGTCCGCCAGTCCCTCGGCCCGCTCGGCCACCTCACCCGCGACGAGATGGAAGCGGTGACCCTCGGGGCCTTCCAGCCACGTCCGCTCCAGGCAGAGGCACTTGCTCGTCAGGGCGCGGACGACTCGGGTTTGTGGATCGCCATGTACCCGACGGGGGACGGGAAGACCGAGGCGGCGCTGCTGCGAGGGGCAGCGCGCCCCGAGGAAGGGCTGTTCTTCGGTCTGCCCACGCTGGCGACCACCGACGCCATGGAACGCCGTCTCCAACAGGTCGGGGCAGCGTTGGACGACCCATCGCGGTTCCCGTTGATCAAGAGCCATCAGCAGGTCCAACTGGTGGCGTCGGAGGACGAACCCAGTTTCGAGGGGGCGAACGATCTTGAGTGCTCGAACCGACCTGACCTCATTTGGTACAGCGCAGCCATCCGCAGACTCGTCGCCCCCAATGTCGTCGGTACGGTCGACCAGGCGCTGTCGGGGGCGCTGGCACAACGCCACATCACCCTCAGGCTTCTCGGGCTCGCCAACCACCACGTCGTCCTCGACGAGATCCACACGTTTGACCACTACCAGACCGAACTCCTGGTGGAACTCCTCTACTGGTGGGGCCTGACCGGAACCCGCGTCACTCTTCTCTCGGCCACGTTGCCGTCAGCACACATGCGAAGCATGGTCAGGGCCTATCGGGCGGGTGTACTGGCTGCCCCGCTGCGTCAGGACGGCGGCGGCGACGACCTGGGCGGCCTTGTCGCCTCCTTCCCGTCCACGGTGTCCGTTGCCGGCCATGCCGAGGACGGCCACGTCGACGTCACTGTGAGGAGTCCTCAAGGAGAGGTCCGGCGACCACAGCCGACACGATTCGACGTGGTGGAGGTCATGGACCGCGAAGCGAGGCGCTCAGCCCACGTCGAATGGGCCAAGCGGACCGTCTCGCAGCATCGGACCAGCCCCGTCGCGATCGTGCTCAACACCGTGGCCGATTGTGCCGACGTGGCCCGTCAACTGGCCTCGGACGAATCAGTTCTGCGCAGTCATGACGTCCTGTGTCTCCACTCCGCGATGGTGGCCGGACAT
Protein-coding regions in this window:
- the cas3 gene encoding CRISPR-associated helicase Cas3'; amino-acid sequence: MLTGTEELNDLGDASRRPDPRLHGKDPGPRPGRDGSYPLLCHLLDTAVVMQHLWDTRVRPELRSAISRAADVDADQMRKLLAYAAAIHDLGKLNPYFQFQERRGSGFDFADELASGVRLPKTPGTLRSAMDSDPLHPLRRHEFLTHRMVTGSWAENTTSVRGAGWIGVVAGGHHGHWRAPETHLGWVGNGGDELLEGWEEPHTLVHQRVLTTLGVDADEVRPLSSSHGAVAFACTSGLLTLADWIASDDTQVRSGKELWSTGVDPYTSTDTAREWMRVRSETLHAHVRQSLGPLGHLTRDEMEAVTLGAFQPRPLQAEALARQGADDSGLWIAMYPTGDGKTEAALLRGAARPEEGLFFGLPTLATTDAMERRLQQVGAALDDPSRFPLIKSHQQVQLVASEDEPSFEGANDLECSNRPDLIWYSAAIRRLVAPNVVGTVDQALSGALAQRHITLRLLGLANHHVVLDEIHTFDHYQTELLVELLYWWGLTGTRVTLLSATLPSAHMRSMVRAYRAGVLAAPLRQDGGGDDLGGLVASFPSTVSVAGHAEDGHVDVTVRSPQGEVRRPQPTRFDVVEVMDREARRSAHVEWAKRTVSQHRTSPVAIVLNTVADCADVARQLASDESVLRSHDVLCLHSAMVAGHRTSIEAALVSRSGKGAHGCGFGPTARPVIVVGTQVIQASLDYDVDFMSSDLAPAPDLIQRLGRVWRFEGALPGEFRGGRLAESEPRTMQVVTVVDEAGQVSHRGAAPYLAAVLARTRRSLLDRIESEPVVDVFGFSQEWVDAAYDQDPHALFAIEESEAKAALDEVLAGSARVRAASFSRASLARPSGDSTRALLPAPRGKRSARWCDLVALTHRSDDEALMRTRFIEQEAFTVLLFDSSAEAHFRDGDGQAVRFPSLDIQQLLDMTPSQHHSYECFQMNVPLALKTAIEPALEKTLAGHEWKPRSARAAAARPLDLRHLVDIASYHPETGLTKDTA